The genomic interval TACTCGGTTTCTATTATTGTACTTACTTAAACAGTTATTGTCTTTGACAGGTGACCCTGTATCATTTGCTAAAGCTGTTTCAGTCTGACAACAGTGCAATCTTGGGGAAGAAAACTGTAGTTTCAGAATTTTATGATGAGATGGTAAGGAAACAAAGTGTTACAAAGGAGCTGCTTATCCTGGCACAAACTATACACTGATTACCTTTTCTTCATTAGATTTTTCAGGATCCTACTGCTATGATGCAGCAATTGCTGACTACATCTCGTCAGTTGACGCTTGGTGCCTACAAGCATGAAACAGAGTGTAAGTGCCAAGTAACAAACATTCTACAGTTAGATGGGAATTTTGCATGGATAAGAACATGATCTTAATTACACTCGATTATAGGTCAGTCACTTTGTATGAAATTGTGCTTGTTATGagaaatatacaatatatataaaaGTGTTTGGGGGaataaagaattttaaaaaaacagacataTCTAACTTGGCTGTTTCTTCCTTCACTGAATGTGGGATAATATAGTATTCTATATATTGATGGCAAGTTTACATAAAAGCTTTCCTtgaaatgatgatgataaagagctgaatgtacattttaaaaatgtgtgtgtgtattttaactTATGCTTTTGTAATCTAAGGGCATAGTAAAAACTTGAGACTGGCTCTGCATCTCAATAATTTTGAACTACGTTATGAGGAAATTTATCTATAATGATAACACTTAAGTAGCATATGGctgcttcagcctagaaaaagtaAAAAGTCTTCATTGATTCCTGTTTCAGTCCCCTCAACATCAGTTAAGTTCTAGATGCTTAAGACATGTTTAAGCTGCAGCTAGATTTAAATGATTTTTTAGGAGTTATTTGGGGAATTCAGTTGCCAAACCTCTAGTTGATTTTActgtttaagattttttttttgaaaggtgaATCAGGTGTTGCTCATTATCTCCTCTAACTCTTCAAGTGGTACTTGCGTAATAACAGCTTAGTATGCTGCATGTATCCTTTTTGCTTCCAGTTGCCAACGTTGAAGTAAAAACCAGGGAGAAGTTGGAAGCCGCGAAGAAGAAAACCAGTTTTGAGATTGCTGAACTTAAAGAGAGATTAAAAGCAAGTCGTGAAACTATAAACTGCTTGAAAAATGAAATCAGGAAACTTGAAGATGATGATCAGTCTAAAGATATATAACTGGAACTAGCTTTTAAAAAGACTAAAAATAACTTATTTGGGTCATGGGACAGATAATATATCCCTCAATTTGTAGAGGAAACTGCATATAAGTGAGTTTGAGGGGATTTCCTTTTGTACATGCAGTACCAAATGTTTTAAAACTTtggtaaaatgttttttaaaatattttcatagTTAAAGATGTTTTCCCATCTTTTAAATGGTGTAGTTTGTGaaattagattttttaaaatttcctttgaAGTACAATGTAGTATGTAACAAATTTGTTTTATGCTGGATGTTTTCCCATCTTTTAAATGGTGTAgtttgcacttgctcccagtgtggaagggattgtcactcccgaatcggccttttcagccacactagacgctgtcccagaaccacctttcagagcgcgataccatagtctttcgagactgaaggttgccaactaactaactagttTGTGaaattagattttttaaaatttcctttgaAGTACAATGTAGTATGTAACAAATTTGTTTTATGCTGGAGGTTACTGAGTCTTATATGAACTCTTATCCATCACATAATTGAGtttaaatgtttaataaaatGAATATTTGTTAACTTCATGAGATGAACATCCATTGATCTGGACAGGAGGAGGAAAATCTTTTGGCATCTGCAGTTGAAGTAGGTCTGTTGTGACTTGTGTTGTGACTTGTCTGAAATACCAGAATAATCTAATAATGCTGCTGCTGGAAATCACGGCTTCATTTTACATATGTATATCTGACAGATGGTAAAACTCATGGTTCTTGTCCCAGTGCGGATTAGAGATACTTTGGATTCCACAAATAAAACTACTAGATGGTAAACTTCTAGCTTGTGCTTTCATGTTGTGTTGCTTATGTGtcttttttatatatttaaatagtttTCTCCAGTACTAAACAGCATACAGTTGTGTAGAAGCAATAAAATTTTTATTGCAGGTTTCAAATGCAATATATTTATAAAGTCAGCTGGCAACGCAGAATTTAATTTGAATTTAGTACAGTACCTAAAAACAGCTATAATGCCTGTCTTCTGTGAAGCATGAGGAATATTAGCAAGTTCCTAATGTTCTTTACATTGTGAAAAAGATTGCTTTGCATGGATAGGAACAAGGTAGAGATCATTCTATATGTGAATCCTAGACCAATTTCCAGGAGATAACCTAGTGCCTGCCGATTGCTGTTCAAGTATTACACAGAATGTTTTATCAGTGAAACTTCGTCTTACCCAGCAAGGGTATACTCTCAAGATCACAACAAAAATTATGTCTTATCATAAAACTAGTAATGGGAGAATTCAGGGTTAAGTTATAATGGCCACGGCATGTTATATTTGTGAATGAAAGTTTGTAAGAGACAGGGATACCCTTTCCTCCAGGGTTATATGCCTACAAGCTTCCCAGCCCGAGAGAAATCCATAATTGTGTGCAGCAAACACTTTTTCTAGCATGCATTCATTTATCACATGATAGACTGAATATATCAGTCTGGTTAACTCAAGCAAGCCAAATGCTGATAAGATGGTTTGTTCTGTGTGGTTTGGTAGCCGATCCTGCCAGACAGAAAACAATATTTAAATCATGAGTGATTTCATCATTCTCTTTTTGTACTGTGCATTCTATCTCATATACAGTATCTTGGGTGGCATCCCAACTAGCATGGTATCCCTCCATGAGTGGAGTGAATTTTCGGCTTGCAGATGGGGTCCTTGCATTGAGACCTCTTCTGTGAGCAGAATGCTTCTTCCATTCACCCAGCTTCCAGGAGGAAGCTCTTGACAGTAGAGGCACTAGTCAGGATC from Tiliqua scincoides isolate rTilSci1 chromosome 7, rTilSci1.hap2, whole genome shotgun sequence carries:
- the YEATS4 gene encoding YEATS domain-containing protein 4, whose amino-acid sequence is MFKRMAEFGPDSGGRVKGVTIVKPIVYGNVARYFGKKREEDGHTHQWTVYVKPYRNEDMSAYVKKIQFKLHESYGNPLRVVTKPPYEITETGWGEFEIIIKIFFIDPNERPVTLYHLLKLFQSDNSAILGKKTVVSEFYDEMIFQDPTAMMQQLLTTSRQLTLGAYKHETEFANVEVKTREKLEAAKKKTSFEIAELKERLKASRETINCLKNEIRKLEDDDQSKDI